One genomic region from Lates calcarifer isolate ASB-BC8 linkage group LG10, TLL_Latcal_v3, whole genome shotgun sequence encodes:
- the ano3 gene encoding anoctamin-3 isoform X1, translated as MFVPLLESQTSRSSGGDRHVPINPTISHSASWSSSLANSFHSGGTETETDQHSSMHTSISEILKEKSLKPSRRSLPCLAQSQTHPINLNHFLSVPLSPEPKPEVEGLSQSISTSCSLLPPQTAEDGKDHYVEESEVTTCETRADESFLLQKPATRAKLEARTDSLQGKNRADSSGLFFRDGKKRIDYILVYKKSSPQVEKRCTFEKNLRAEGLMLEKEPSLTNNDIMFVKVHAPWDTLCKYAEQMNIRMPFRKKCYFTDWKSKTLGSRFHLRCRQIKSWLPRNPMKLDKEALPDLEETDCYTAPFSRARMHHFTINNRETFFSNSTRSRIVHHVLQRTKYEDGKSKMGINRLLGNNTYEAAFPPHEGGYKSRHPIKTHGAQNHRHLLYERWARWGIWYKYQPLDLIRRYFGEKIGLYFAWLGWYTGMLIPAALVGVFVFLYGLFTMDSSQVSKEICEANTTIMCPMCEETCDPWTLSDSCVYAKVTHLFDNGGTVFFAIFMAIWATVFLEFWKRRRAELTYDWDLIDWEEEEEELRPQFEAKYSRVERVNPISGKPEPFQPFSDKLSRLMVSVSGIFFMISLVLTAVFAVVVFRLIVMEKFASFNWKFVKKNWQFATSGTGVCINFMIIMSLNVVYEKVAYLLTNLEHPRTESEWENSFALKMFLFQFVNLNSSTFYIAFFLGRFAGRPGKYNKLFNRWRLEECHPSGCLIDLCLQMGVIMFFKQIWNNFMELGYPLLQNWWSRRKIKKGGGGRQNVENKAQLPQWDKDWNLQPMNAHGLVDEYLEMVLQFGFTTIFVAAFPLAPLLALLNNIIEIRLDAYKFVTQWRRPMPARATDIGIWHGILEGIGVLAVITNAFVIAITSDYIPRFVYAFKYGPCMDKGHHHEDECLRGYMNSSLSVFDMSELKNSSQPRYCRYRDYRAPPWSPVPYEFTLQFWHVLAARLAFIIVFEHLVFGIKSFIAYLIPDMPKDLCDRMRREKYLMQEMMYEAELEHLQKERKKNGRRYHHEWP; from the exons GCATGCACACCAGCATCAGCGAGATCCTGAAGGAGAAGAGCCTGAAGCCGTCTCGCCGCAGCCTGCCCTGTCTGGCCCAGAGTCAGACTCATCCAATCAACCTcaaccacttcctgtctgtgccTCTGAGCCCAGAGCCCAAACCAGAAGTCGAGGGTCTGAGTCAGAGCATCAGCAcctcctgcagcctcctccCCCCGCAGACAG cagaGGATGGCAAGGATCATTACGTGGAGGAGTCAGAGGTGACTACATGTGAAACAAGGGCAGACGAGTCATTTCTGCTACAAAAGCCTGCCACTCGTGCTAAATTAGAGGCCCGCACAGATTCACTTCAG GGAAAGAATCGAGCTGACTCCTCTGGGCTCTTTTTCCGAGATGGGAAAAAGCGCATTGACTACATCCTGGTGTACAAGAAGTCCAGTCCACAGGTGGAGAAGAGGTGCACATTTGAGAAGAATTTGCGTGCTGAAGGCCTGATGCTGGAGAAAGAG CCCTCCTTGACAAACAACGATATCATGTTTGTGAAGGTCCATGCTCCTTGGGATACTCTTTGCAAATACGCAGAGCAGATGAATATCCGAATGCCTTTCAG gaaAAAATGTTACTTCACGGACTGGAAGAGCAAAACCTTGGGCAG CAGGTTTCATCTGAGATGTCGTCAGATAAAAAGCTGGCTTCCCAGAAATCCCATGAAGCTGGACAAAGAGGCCTTGCCTGACCTAGAGGAGACCGACTGCTACACAGCTCCCTTCAGCAGAGCACGCATGCATCA CTTCACTATCAACAACAGAGAGACCTTCTTCTCCAATTCCACCAGGAGCAGAATAGTCCATCATGTCCTGCAGCGCACCAAGTACGAGGATGGAAAATCGAAGATGG GGATCAACCGGTTATTGGGCAACAACACATATGAGGCTGCATTTCCTCCTCATGAG GGTGGTTACAAGAGCAGACATCCAATTAAGACACATGGCGCCCAGAACCACAGGCATCTTCTATATGAGCGCTGGGCCCGTTGGGGCATCTGGTACAAATACCAGCCTCTGGACCTCATCAG gCGTTACTTTGGTGAGAAAATCGGCCTTTATTTTGCGTGGTTGGGCTGGTACACCGGCATGTTAATTCCTGCCGCCCTGGTTGgtgtttttgtcttcctctATGGTCTGTTCACTATGGACTCCAGCCAAGTCAG TAAAGAGATATGTGAAGCCAACACTACCATCATGTGTCCCATGTGTGAGGAGACCTGTGATCCGTGGACACTGAGTGACAGTTGCGTCTATGCAAAG GTGACCCATCTGTTTGACAATGGCGGCACTGTGTTCTTTGCTATCTTCATGGCTATTTGGG ccacagtaTTTCTGGAGTTCTGGAAAAGGAGGAGGGCAGAGCTGACTTATGACTGGGATCTCATTGAttgggaggaggaagag GAGGAGCTGAGGCCTCAGTTCGAAGCCAAGTACTCCAGGGTGGAGAGAGTCAACCCCATTTCTGGCAAGCCCGAGCCTTTCCAGCCCTTCTCAGACAAACTCAGCCGGCTCATGGTGTCTGTGTCCGGAATATTCTTCATG atTTCCCTGGTTCTGACAGCCGTGTTTGCCGTGGTGGTTTTCCGTCTGATTGTGATGGAGAAGTTTGCTTCCTTCAACTGGAAGTTTGTGAAAAAGAACTGGCAGTTTGCCACCTCTGGCACCGGAGTCTGCATCAACTTTATGATCATCATGTCTCTCAATGTG GTATATGAAAAGGTGGCCTATCTGCTGACTAATTTAG AGCACCCACGAACAGAGTCTGAGTGGGAGAACAGTTTCGCTCTGAAGATGTTTCTGTTCCAGTTTGTAAATTTGAACAGCTCCACGTTTTACATTGCTTTCTTCCTTGGAAG GTTTGCTGGCAGACCCGGAAAATACAATAAACTCTTTAATCGATGGAGACTGGAGGAG tgtcACCCGAGCGGCTGTTTGATTGATCTGTGCCTGCAAATGGGAGTCATCATGTTCTTCAAACAAATCTGGAACAACTTCATGGAGCTCGGTTATCC CTTGCTGCAGAACTGGTGGTCTCGTAGGAAGATAAAgaaaggaggtggaggaaggcAGAATGTAGAGAATAAAGCCCAGCTTCCGCAGTGGGACAAAGACTGGAATCTACAGCCGATGAACGCCCATGGACTGGTCGATGAGTACCTTGAAATGG TTCTCCAGTTTGGCTTCACCACCATCTTTGTAGCGGCGTTCCCGCTGGCTCCTCTCCTGGCCCTGCTCAACAACATCATTGAGATTCGTCTTGACGCCTACAAGTTTGTCACTCAGTGGAGGAGACCCATGCCCGCCCGAGCCACTGACATAG GTATCTGGCATGGGATTCTCGAAGGTATCGGCGTGCTGGCAGTCATCACCAACGCCTTCGTCATTGCCATCACCTCAGACTACATCCCCCGCTTTGTTTACGCCTTCAAATATGGCCCATGCATGGACAAGGGACACCACCACGAGGACGA GTGTTTGCGAGGCTACATGAACAGcagcctgtctgtgtttgacatgAGTGAGCTGAAGAACAGCAGCCAGCCTAGATACTGCAGGTACAGAGACTACAGAGCGCCGCCCTGGAGCCCAGTGCCGTACGAATTCACCCTGCAGTTCTGGCACGTCTTGGCTGCCAGGCTGGCCTTCATCATCGTCTTCGAG CACCTGGTGTTTGGGATCAAGTCCTTCATAGCATACCTCATTCCGGACATGCCGAAGGATCTCTGCGACCGCATGAGGAGGGAAAAGTACCTGATGCAGGAGATGATGTACGAAGCAGAACTGGAGCACCtgcagaaggagaggaagaagaatgGACGGCGTTATCACCACGAGTGGCCTTAG
- the ano3 gene encoding anoctamin-3 isoform X4 has translation MYSAILLFEIRDLIVTAGNQLNVAMVHHSGSIQSFKQQKGMHTSISEILKEKSLKPSRRSLPCLAQSQTHPINLNHFLSVPLSPEPKPEVEGLSQSISTSCSLLPPQTAEDGKDHYVEESEVTTCETRADESFLLQKPATRAKLEARTDSLQGKNRADSSGLFFRDGKKRIDYILVYKKSSPQVEKRCTFEKNLRAEGLMLEKEPSLTNNDIMFVKVHAPWDTLCKYAEQMNIRMPFRKKCYFTDWKSKTLGRFHLRCRQIKSWLPRNPMKLDKEALPDLEETDCYTAPFSRARMHHFTINNRETFFSNSTRSRIVHHVLQRTKYEDGKSKMGINRLLGNNTYEAAFPPHEGGYKSRHPIKTHGAQNHRHLLYERWARWGIWYKYQPLDLIRRYFGEKIGLYFAWLGWYTGMLIPAALVGVFVFLYGLFTMDSSQVSKEICEANTTIMCPMCEETCDPWTLSDSCVYAKVTHLFDNGGTVFFAIFMAIWATVFLEFWKRRRAELTYDWDLIDWEEEEEELRPQFEAKYSRVERVNPISGKPEPFQPFSDKLSRLMVSVSGIFFMISLVLTAVFAVVVFRLIVMEKFASFNWKFVKKNWQFATSGTGVCINFMIIMSLNVVYEKVAYLLTNLEHPRTESEWENSFALKMFLFQFVNLNSSTFYIAFFLGRFAGRPGKYNKLFNRWRLEECHPSGCLIDLCLQMGVIMFFKQIWNNFMELGYPLLQNWWSRRKIKKGGGGRQNVENKAQLPQWDKDWNLQPMNAHGLVDEYLEMVLQFGFTTIFVAAFPLAPLLALLNNIIEIRLDAYKFVTQWRRPMPARATDIGIWHGILEGIGVLAVITNAFVIAITSDYIPRFVYAFKYGPCMDKGHHHEDECLRGYMNSSLSVFDMSELKNSSQPRYCRYRDYRAPPWSPVPYEFTLQFWHVLAARLAFIIVFEHLVFGIKSFIAYLIPDMPKDLCDRMRREKYLMQEMMYEAELEHLQKERKKNGRRYHHEWP, from the exons ATGTATTCTGCAATTTTGCTTTTCGAAATACGGGATTTAATTGTTACCGCTGGAAACCAACTGAACGTCGCAATGGTGCACCACTCGGGCTCAATCCAGTCCTTCAAGCAGCAGAAAG GCATGCACACCAGCATCAGCGAGATCCTGAAGGAGAAGAGCCTGAAGCCGTCTCGCCGCAGCCTGCCCTGTCTGGCCCAGAGTCAGACTCATCCAATCAACCTcaaccacttcctgtctgtgccTCTGAGCCCAGAGCCCAAACCAGAAGTCGAGGGTCTGAGTCAGAGCATCAGCAcctcctgcagcctcctccCCCCGCAGACAG cagaGGATGGCAAGGATCATTACGTGGAGGAGTCAGAGGTGACTACATGTGAAACAAGGGCAGACGAGTCATTTCTGCTACAAAAGCCTGCCACTCGTGCTAAATTAGAGGCCCGCACAGATTCACTTCAG GGAAAGAATCGAGCTGACTCCTCTGGGCTCTTTTTCCGAGATGGGAAAAAGCGCATTGACTACATCCTGGTGTACAAGAAGTCCAGTCCACAGGTGGAGAAGAGGTGCACATTTGAGAAGAATTTGCGTGCTGAAGGCCTGATGCTGGAGAAAGAG CCCTCCTTGACAAACAACGATATCATGTTTGTGAAGGTCCATGCTCCTTGGGATACTCTTTGCAAATACGCAGAGCAGATGAATATCCGAATGCCTTTCAG gaaAAAATGTTACTTCACGGACTGGAAGAGCAAAACCTTGGGCAG GTTTCATCTGAGATGTCGTCAGATAAAAAGCTGGCTTCCCAGAAATCCCATGAAGCTGGACAAAGAGGCCTTGCCTGACCTAGAGGAGACCGACTGCTACACAGCTCCCTTCAGCAGAGCACGCATGCATCA CTTCACTATCAACAACAGAGAGACCTTCTTCTCCAATTCCACCAGGAGCAGAATAGTCCATCATGTCCTGCAGCGCACCAAGTACGAGGATGGAAAATCGAAGATGG GGATCAACCGGTTATTGGGCAACAACACATATGAGGCTGCATTTCCTCCTCATGAG GGTGGTTACAAGAGCAGACATCCAATTAAGACACATGGCGCCCAGAACCACAGGCATCTTCTATATGAGCGCTGGGCCCGTTGGGGCATCTGGTACAAATACCAGCCTCTGGACCTCATCAG gCGTTACTTTGGTGAGAAAATCGGCCTTTATTTTGCGTGGTTGGGCTGGTACACCGGCATGTTAATTCCTGCCGCCCTGGTTGgtgtttttgtcttcctctATGGTCTGTTCACTATGGACTCCAGCCAAGTCAG TAAAGAGATATGTGAAGCCAACACTACCATCATGTGTCCCATGTGTGAGGAGACCTGTGATCCGTGGACACTGAGTGACAGTTGCGTCTATGCAAAG GTGACCCATCTGTTTGACAATGGCGGCACTGTGTTCTTTGCTATCTTCATGGCTATTTGGG ccacagtaTTTCTGGAGTTCTGGAAAAGGAGGAGGGCAGAGCTGACTTATGACTGGGATCTCATTGAttgggaggaggaagag GAGGAGCTGAGGCCTCAGTTCGAAGCCAAGTACTCCAGGGTGGAGAGAGTCAACCCCATTTCTGGCAAGCCCGAGCCTTTCCAGCCCTTCTCAGACAAACTCAGCCGGCTCATGGTGTCTGTGTCCGGAATATTCTTCATG atTTCCCTGGTTCTGACAGCCGTGTTTGCCGTGGTGGTTTTCCGTCTGATTGTGATGGAGAAGTTTGCTTCCTTCAACTGGAAGTTTGTGAAAAAGAACTGGCAGTTTGCCACCTCTGGCACCGGAGTCTGCATCAACTTTATGATCATCATGTCTCTCAATGTG GTATATGAAAAGGTGGCCTATCTGCTGACTAATTTAG AGCACCCACGAACAGAGTCTGAGTGGGAGAACAGTTTCGCTCTGAAGATGTTTCTGTTCCAGTTTGTAAATTTGAACAGCTCCACGTTTTACATTGCTTTCTTCCTTGGAAG GTTTGCTGGCAGACCCGGAAAATACAATAAACTCTTTAATCGATGGAGACTGGAGGAG tgtcACCCGAGCGGCTGTTTGATTGATCTGTGCCTGCAAATGGGAGTCATCATGTTCTTCAAACAAATCTGGAACAACTTCATGGAGCTCGGTTATCC CTTGCTGCAGAACTGGTGGTCTCGTAGGAAGATAAAgaaaggaggtggaggaaggcAGAATGTAGAGAATAAAGCCCAGCTTCCGCAGTGGGACAAAGACTGGAATCTACAGCCGATGAACGCCCATGGACTGGTCGATGAGTACCTTGAAATGG TTCTCCAGTTTGGCTTCACCACCATCTTTGTAGCGGCGTTCCCGCTGGCTCCTCTCCTGGCCCTGCTCAACAACATCATTGAGATTCGTCTTGACGCCTACAAGTTTGTCACTCAGTGGAGGAGACCCATGCCCGCCCGAGCCACTGACATAG GTATCTGGCATGGGATTCTCGAAGGTATCGGCGTGCTGGCAGTCATCACCAACGCCTTCGTCATTGCCATCACCTCAGACTACATCCCCCGCTTTGTTTACGCCTTCAAATATGGCCCATGCATGGACAAGGGACACCACCACGAGGACGA GTGTTTGCGAGGCTACATGAACAGcagcctgtctgtgtttgacatgAGTGAGCTGAAGAACAGCAGCCAGCCTAGATACTGCAGGTACAGAGACTACAGAGCGCCGCCCTGGAGCCCAGTGCCGTACGAATTCACCCTGCAGTTCTGGCACGTCTTGGCTGCCAGGCTGGCCTTCATCATCGTCTTCGAG CACCTGGTGTTTGGGATCAAGTCCTTCATAGCATACCTCATTCCGGACATGCCGAAGGATCTCTGCGACCGCATGAGGAGGGAAAAGTACCTGATGCAGGAGATGATGTACGAAGCAGAACTGGAGCACCtgcagaaggagaggaagaagaatgGACGGCGTTATCACCACGAGTGGCCTTAG
- the ano3 gene encoding anoctamin-3 isoform X2 translates to MFVPLLESQTSRSSGGDRHVPINPTISHSASWSSSLANSFHSGGTETETDQHSSMHTSISEILKEKSLKPSRRSLPCLAQSQTHPINLNHFLSVPLSPEPKPEVEGLSQSISTSCSLLPPQTAEDGKDHYVEESEVTTCETRADESFLLQKPATRAKLEARTDSLQGKNRADSSGLFFRDGKKRIDYILVYKKSSPQVEKRCTFEKNLRAEGLMLEKEPSLTNNDIMFVKVHAPWDTLCKYAEQMNIRMPFRKKCYFTDWKSKTLGRFHLRCRQIKSWLPRNPMKLDKEALPDLEETDCYTAPFSRARMHHFTINNRETFFSNSTRSRIVHHVLQRTKYEDGKSKMGINRLLGNNTYEAAFPPHEGGYKSRHPIKTHGAQNHRHLLYERWARWGIWYKYQPLDLIRRYFGEKIGLYFAWLGWYTGMLIPAALVGVFVFLYGLFTMDSSQVSKEICEANTTIMCPMCEETCDPWTLSDSCVYAKVTHLFDNGGTVFFAIFMAIWATVFLEFWKRRRAELTYDWDLIDWEEEEEELRPQFEAKYSRVERVNPISGKPEPFQPFSDKLSRLMVSVSGIFFMISLVLTAVFAVVVFRLIVMEKFASFNWKFVKKNWQFATSGTGVCINFMIIMSLNVVYEKVAYLLTNLEHPRTESEWENSFALKMFLFQFVNLNSSTFYIAFFLGRFAGRPGKYNKLFNRWRLEECHPSGCLIDLCLQMGVIMFFKQIWNNFMELGYPLLQNWWSRRKIKKGGGGRQNVENKAQLPQWDKDWNLQPMNAHGLVDEYLEMVLQFGFTTIFVAAFPLAPLLALLNNIIEIRLDAYKFVTQWRRPMPARATDIGIWHGILEGIGVLAVITNAFVIAITSDYIPRFVYAFKYGPCMDKGHHHEDECLRGYMNSSLSVFDMSELKNSSQPRYCRYRDYRAPPWSPVPYEFTLQFWHVLAARLAFIIVFEHLVFGIKSFIAYLIPDMPKDLCDRMRREKYLMQEMMYEAELEHLQKERKKNGRRYHHEWP, encoded by the exons GCATGCACACCAGCATCAGCGAGATCCTGAAGGAGAAGAGCCTGAAGCCGTCTCGCCGCAGCCTGCCCTGTCTGGCCCAGAGTCAGACTCATCCAATCAACCTcaaccacttcctgtctgtgccTCTGAGCCCAGAGCCCAAACCAGAAGTCGAGGGTCTGAGTCAGAGCATCAGCAcctcctgcagcctcctccCCCCGCAGACAG cagaGGATGGCAAGGATCATTACGTGGAGGAGTCAGAGGTGACTACATGTGAAACAAGGGCAGACGAGTCATTTCTGCTACAAAAGCCTGCCACTCGTGCTAAATTAGAGGCCCGCACAGATTCACTTCAG GGAAAGAATCGAGCTGACTCCTCTGGGCTCTTTTTCCGAGATGGGAAAAAGCGCATTGACTACATCCTGGTGTACAAGAAGTCCAGTCCACAGGTGGAGAAGAGGTGCACATTTGAGAAGAATTTGCGTGCTGAAGGCCTGATGCTGGAGAAAGAG CCCTCCTTGACAAACAACGATATCATGTTTGTGAAGGTCCATGCTCCTTGGGATACTCTTTGCAAATACGCAGAGCAGATGAATATCCGAATGCCTTTCAG gaaAAAATGTTACTTCACGGACTGGAAGAGCAAAACCTTGGGCAG GTTTCATCTGAGATGTCGTCAGATAAAAAGCTGGCTTCCCAGAAATCCCATGAAGCTGGACAAAGAGGCCTTGCCTGACCTAGAGGAGACCGACTGCTACACAGCTCCCTTCAGCAGAGCACGCATGCATCA CTTCACTATCAACAACAGAGAGACCTTCTTCTCCAATTCCACCAGGAGCAGAATAGTCCATCATGTCCTGCAGCGCACCAAGTACGAGGATGGAAAATCGAAGATGG GGATCAACCGGTTATTGGGCAACAACACATATGAGGCTGCATTTCCTCCTCATGAG GGTGGTTACAAGAGCAGACATCCAATTAAGACACATGGCGCCCAGAACCACAGGCATCTTCTATATGAGCGCTGGGCCCGTTGGGGCATCTGGTACAAATACCAGCCTCTGGACCTCATCAG gCGTTACTTTGGTGAGAAAATCGGCCTTTATTTTGCGTGGTTGGGCTGGTACACCGGCATGTTAATTCCTGCCGCCCTGGTTGgtgtttttgtcttcctctATGGTCTGTTCACTATGGACTCCAGCCAAGTCAG TAAAGAGATATGTGAAGCCAACACTACCATCATGTGTCCCATGTGTGAGGAGACCTGTGATCCGTGGACACTGAGTGACAGTTGCGTCTATGCAAAG GTGACCCATCTGTTTGACAATGGCGGCACTGTGTTCTTTGCTATCTTCATGGCTATTTGGG ccacagtaTTTCTGGAGTTCTGGAAAAGGAGGAGGGCAGAGCTGACTTATGACTGGGATCTCATTGAttgggaggaggaagag GAGGAGCTGAGGCCTCAGTTCGAAGCCAAGTACTCCAGGGTGGAGAGAGTCAACCCCATTTCTGGCAAGCCCGAGCCTTTCCAGCCCTTCTCAGACAAACTCAGCCGGCTCATGGTGTCTGTGTCCGGAATATTCTTCATG atTTCCCTGGTTCTGACAGCCGTGTTTGCCGTGGTGGTTTTCCGTCTGATTGTGATGGAGAAGTTTGCTTCCTTCAACTGGAAGTTTGTGAAAAAGAACTGGCAGTTTGCCACCTCTGGCACCGGAGTCTGCATCAACTTTATGATCATCATGTCTCTCAATGTG GTATATGAAAAGGTGGCCTATCTGCTGACTAATTTAG AGCACCCACGAACAGAGTCTGAGTGGGAGAACAGTTTCGCTCTGAAGATGTTTCTGTTCCAGTTTGTAAATTTGAACAGCTCCACGTTTTACATTGCTTTCTTCCTTGGAAG GTTTGCTGGCAGACCCGGAAAATACAATAAACTCTTTAATCGATGGAGACTGGAGGAG tgtcACCCGAGCGGCTGTTTGATTGATCTGTGCCTGCAAATGGGAGTCATCATGTTCTTCAAACAAATCTGGAACAACTTCATGGAGCTCGGTTATCC CTTGCTGCAGAACTGGTGGTCTCGTAGGAAGATAAAgaaaggaggtggaggaaggcAGAATGTAGAGAATAAAGCCCAGCTTCCGCAGTGGGACAAAGACTGGAATCTACAGCCGATGAACGCCCATGGACTGGTCGATGAGTACCTTGAAATGG TTCTCCAGTTTGGCTTCACCACCATCTTTGTAGCGGCGTTCCCGCTGGCTCCTCTCCTGGCCCTGCTCAACAACATCATTGAGATTCGTCTTGACGCCTACAAGTTTGTCACTCAGTGGAGGAGACCCATGCCCGCCCGAGCCACTGACATAG GTATCTGGCATGGGATTCTCGAAGGTATCGGCGTGCTGGCAGTCATCACCAACGCCTTCGTCATTGCCATCACCTCAGACTACATCCCCCGCTTTGTTTACGCCTTCAAATATGGCCCATGCATGGACAAGGGACACCACCACGAGGACGA GTGTTTGCGAGGCTACATGAACAGcagcctgtctgtgtttgacatgAGTGAGCTGAAGAACAGCAGCCAGCCTAGATACTGCAGGTACAGAGACTACAGAGCGCCGCCCTGGAGCCCAGTGCCGTACGAATTCACCCTGCAGTTCTGGCACGTCTTGGCTGCCAGGCTGGCCTTCATCATCGTCTTCGAG CACCTGGTGTTTGGGATCAAGTCCTTCATAGCATACCTCATTCCGGACATGCCGAAGGATCTCTGCGACCGCATGAGGAGGGAAAAGTACCTGATGCAGGAGATGATGTACGAAGCAGAACTGGAGCACCtgcagaaggagaggaagaagaatgGACGGCGTTATCACCACGAGTGGCCTTAG